The Nocardioides humi genome includes a region encoding these proteins:
- the folE gene encoding GTP cyclohydrolase I FolE, with translation MTDGPSIDRARAHGAAVDLLTALGLDLTVEHLADTPRRMVDALVELTSPPEFELTTFPNDDEYDELVLVEDIPVQSLCEHHLLPFVGVAHVGYLPGGRILGLSKFARMVDHHARRPQTQERLTKRIADHLQRALEPRGVGVVLDAQHTCMSLRGARATGSRTLTSALFGQLRDDARSRSEFLDLTRGRR, from the coding sequence GTGACCGACGGTCCGTCGATCGACCGCGCACGGGCCCACGGCGCGGCCGTCGACCTGCTCACCGCACTCGGCCTCGACCTCACCGTCGAGCACCTCGCGGACACCCCGCGCCGGATGGTCGACGCGCTGGTCGAGCTGACGTCGCCGCCGGAGTTCGAGCTGACGACCTTCCCCAACGACGACGAGTACGACGAGCTGGTGCTCGTCGAGGACATCCCGGTGCAGTCGCTGTGCGAGCACCACCTGCTCCCGTTCGTGGGCGTCGCGCACGTCGGCTACCTGCCGGGCGGGCGGATCCTGGGGCTGTCGAAGTTCGCGCGGATGGTCGACCACCACGCGCGCCGGCCGCAGACCCAGGAGCGGCTGACCAAGCGGATCGCCGACCACCTGCAGCGGGCGCTCGAGCCGCGCGGCGTGGGCGTCGTCCTCGACGCCCAGCACACCTGCATGAGCCTGCGCGGCGCGCGGGCCACCGGCTCCCGCACGCTGACGTCCGCGTTGTTCGGACAGCTGCGTGACGACGCCCGGAGCCGATCCGAGTTCCTGGACCTGACGAGGGGGCGGCGATGA
- a CDS encoding pentapeptide repeat-containing protein — MADRRHGTPPPPTDSEVVSERWDGDDLSGRAFRRLAFVDVDLTDVVARGATFEECSFRECDLNGGRFTDTGFLNCAFTRSAFFGARFEGCKLVGSTFDRCRFGALEVVGGNWRFVGLPGADLRKVVLRRVDLREADLGGARLAGATIHHVDLGGASLHEADLTGADLRGSDLSSVDPVATPLTGAVVDLDQAVALVRALGARVEEAVPMES; from the coding sequence ATGGCTGACCGACGACATGGCACCCCGCCGCCACCGACCGACTCCGAGGTGGTCTCCGAGCGCTGGGACGGCGACGACCTCTCCGGGCGCGCGTTCCGGCGGCTGGCGTTCGTCGACGTCGACCTGACCGACGTGGTGGCCCGCGGCGCGACCTTCGAGGAGTGCTCGTTCCGCGAGTGCGACCTCAACGGCGGCCGGTTCACCGACACCGGCTTCCTCAACTGCGCCTTCACGAGGTCCGCCTTCTTCGGCGCCCGCTTCGAGGGGTGCAAGCTGGTCGGCTCGACCTTCGACCGCTGCCGGTTCGGCGCACTCGAGGTCGTCGGCGGCAACTGGCGCTTCGTCGGGCTGCCGGGCGCCGACCTGCGCAAGGTCGTGCTGCGCCGGGTCGACCTCCGCGAGGCCGACCTCGGCGGCGCCCGACTGGCCGGGGCCACGATCCACCACGTCGACCTCGGCGGCGCGTCGCTGCACGAGGCGGACCTGACCGGAGCGGACCTCCGCGGCTCCGACCTCTCCTCCGTCGACCCGGTGGCCACGCCGCTGACCGGCGCGGTGGTCGACCTCGACCAGGCGGTCGCGCTGGTGCGGGCGCTCGGGGCGCGGGTGGAGGAGGCGGTGCCGATGGAGTCCTGA
- a CDS encoding oxygenase MpaB family protein translates to MALRKRDIAPAEDYGFFGPDSVAWKVWGYPTSLTIGFSRAVVVEELDPNLVASVDRTQDIYRRPKTRYDRTIHYFALVAFGDSRTTARAADVLVKVHSKAIGTEPYGGGRYDANDPDSQLWILVTGWHSVLKAYEMYGPGKLSAAEEAQYWAECARAAELQTCDPDDVPRSRAELHAYYERMRPQMSGSPIAQRAMKHLMDVSQLADDLPAVLRPARWVIGRLFRAGVIATLPHWMRQMGDVTQPRAMDLLARPVLRTTFALLSVSKRLQLRILGLLSPSTVPVVAPVLLGVPPASPELLTPTQAQERYGYDRPAEAHLAWRAKQHDKVFGRGEAPSDDGLVESEPVLGAR, encoded by the coding sequence ATGGCTCTCCGCAAGCGTGACATCGCCCCCGCCGAGGACTACGGCTTCTTCGGGCCCGACTCGGTGGCGTGGAAGGTGTGGGGCTACCCCACGTCGCTGACGATCGGCTTCAGCCGCGCGGTCGTCGTGGAGGAGCTCGACCCCAACCTGGTCGCGTCGGTCGACCGCACCCAGGACATCTACCGCCGGCCCAAGACCCGCTACGACCGCACCATCCACTACTTCGCGCTGGTCGCGTTCGGCGACAGCCGGACCACCGCCCGCGCGGCCGACGTCCTGGTCAAGGTGCACAGCAAGGCGATCGGGACCGAGCCCTACGGCGGCGGCCGGTACGACGCCAACGACCCCGACTCCCAGCTGTGGATCCTCGTCACGGGCTGGCACTCGGTGCTCAAGGCGTACGAGATGTACGGACCCGGCAAGCTGTCCGCGGCCGAGGAGGCGCAGTACTGGGCGGAGTGCGCCCGAGCCGCCGAGCTGCAGACCTGCGACCCGGACGATGTGCCGCGCTCCCGCGCCGAGCTGCACGCCTACTACGAGCGGATGCGCCCGCAGATGTCCGGCTCGCCGATCGCGCAGCGCGCGATGAAGCACCTGATGGACGTCAGCCAGCTCGCCGACGACCTGCCGGCCGTGCTGCGCCCGGCCCGCTGGGTGATCGGCCGGCTCTTCCGCGCCGGCGTCATCGCCACCCTGCCGCACTGGATGCGGCAGATGGGCGACGTCACCCAGCCGCGGGCCATGGACCTGCTCGCGCGCCCGGTGCTGCGCACCACCTTCGCCCTCCTGTCGGTGAGCAAGCGGCTCCAGCTGCGCATCCTCGGCCTGCTCTCGCCCAGCACGGTCCCGGTCGTCGCGCCGGTGCTGCTCGGCGTACCGCCGGCGAGCCCGGAGCTGCTCACCCCCACGCAGGCGCAGGAGCGCTACGGGTACGACCGGCCGGCCGAGGCGCACCTCGCCTGGCGGGCGAAGCAGCACGACAAGGTGTTCGGTCGTGGCGAGGCCCCCAGCGACGACGGCCTGGTCGAGTCGGAGCCGGTGCTCGGGGCGCGCTGA
- a CDS encoding TetR/AcrR family transcriptional regulator, with protein MPEPARKRRPYAPRVPMAERREQLLDAALAIIDRDGYDGVSIDAIAREAGVTRPVVYGAFDGLGPLLMTLLDRQQERALAQLFGALPLDAAGEDPVAVVERATPALHAMVLADPVTWRAILTSPANVPDVVRERIEGDREQVRAVIEQLVAGVLGDRADAEVLAHGILALLDHFGRLVLADPGRFTAERLTAVVGSMAKAWLP; from the coding sequence ATGCCCGAGCCCGCCCGCAAGCGACGCCCGTACGCCCCGCGCGTGCCGATGGCCGAGCGCCGCGAGCAGCTGCTCGACGCCGCGCTGGCGATCATCGACCGCGACGGGTACGACGGCGTCTCGATCGACGCGATCGCGCGGGAGGCGGGCGTCACCCGCCCGGTCGTGTACGGCGCCTTCGACGGCCTCGGCCCGCTGCTGATGACCCTGCTCGACCGGCAGCAGGAGCGGGCGCTGGCCCAGCTGTTCGGCGCGCTCCCGCTCGACGCGGCCGGGGAGGACCCGGTCGCGGTGGTCGAGCGCGCGACGCCGGCCCTGCACGCCATGGTGCTGGCCGACCCGGTGACCTGGCGGGCGATCCTCACGTCGCCGGCGAACGTCCCGGACGTGGTGCGGGAGCGGATCGAGGGCGACCGCGAGCAGGTCCGGGCGGTCATCGAGCAGCTCGTGGCGGGCGTGCTCGGCGACCGGGCGGACGCCGAGGTGCTCGCCCACGGCATCCTCGCGCTCCTCGACCACTTCGGCCGGCTGGTGCTGGCCGACCCCGGCCGGTTCACCGCCGAGCGGCTCACCGCCGTGGTCGGCTCGATGGCGAAGGCGTGGCTCCCGTGA
- a CDS encoding GNAT family N-acetyltransferase: MTGAATAVRLATPADAYVVGGLLFDFNTEFGSPTPSAADFGDRFTTLLARSDVLVVLAEDPATGEATGFGLLTLRPTPYGDGPLAQLEELYVVPTLRDEGIGTALLTRAVAEVEQRGGIEVHINVDEIDADTRRFYERHGFTNIQPGEDYRMLCYLRELT; this comes from the coding sequence GTGACCGGCGCGGCGACCGCGGTCCGGCTCGCGACCCCCGCCGACGCCTATGTCGTCGGCGGGCTGCTCTTCGACTTCAACACCGAGTTCGGGTCGCCCACGCCGAGCGCCGCCGACTTCGGCGACCGGTTCACGACGCTGCTGGCGCGCTCCGACGTGCTCGTCGTGCTGGCCGAGGACCCGGCGACCGGCGAGGCGACCGGGTTCGGCCTCCTCACACTCCGCCCCACGCCGTACGGCGACGGGCCGCTCGCCCAGCTCGAGGAGCTGTACGTCGTCCCGACCCTGCGCGACGAGGGCATCGGCACGGCCCTGCTGACGCGGGCGGTCGCGGAGGTCGAGCAGCGCGGCGGGATCGAGGTCCACATCAACGTCGACGAGATCGACGCCGACACCCGGCGGTTCTACGAGCGGCACGGGTTCACGAACATCCAGCCCGGCGAGGACTACCGCATGCTCTGCTACCTCCGCGAGCTCACGTGA
- a CDS encoding GNAT family N-acetyltransferase, which translates to MTTALRPARPGEAAALTELALRSKGHWGYDDGFLEACRDELTMRDDELAARRTVVAELPDGRIAGFRTLEGEPPTGVLGMMFVDPDLIGHGVGRALVTHLVEEARAAGFTLLTIDADPNAEAFYRAAGAVRVGATPSGSIPGRVLPLLELRLPATAPR; encoded by the coding sequence GTGACCACCGCGCTCCGCCCCGCCCGGCCCGGTGAGGCCGCCGCCCTGACCGAGCTCGCGCTGCGCTCGAAGGGCCACTGGGGCTACGACGACGGGTTCCTGGAGGCGTGCCGCGACGAGCTGACGATGCGCGACGACGAGCTCGCCGCCCGCCGTACCGTCGTGGCGGAGCTGCCCGACGGCCGGATCGCCGGCTTCCGGACCCTGGAGGGCGAGCCGCCCACCGGCGTCCTCGGCATGATGTTCGTCGACCCGGACCTGATCGGCCACGGCGTCGGCCGAGCCCTGGTCACGCACCTGGTCGAGGAGGCCCGGGCGGCCGGGTTCACGCTGCTCACCATCGACGCCGACCCGAACGCCGAGGCGTTCTACCGCGCCGCCGGCGCGGTCCGGGTCGGCGCCACCCCCTCCGGCTCGATCCCCGGCCGCGTGCTCCCGCTGCTCGAGCTCAGGCTCCCTGCCACGGCCCCGCGCTGA